The following are from one region of the Petrotoga mobilis SJ95 genome:
- the pstB gene encoding phosphate ABC transporter ATP-binding protein PstB has product MNTEKEIVIEIKNFNGWYDQKQALKDINMEIKKKRVSAIIGPSGCGKSTLLRSINRINDEIPGYRTSGEIIFEGKNVYENNIDLSTLRKKIGMVFQKPVPFPMSIYENIAFGIKLHTPRNSRKMDEIIEAALKRAALWEEVKDDLDKPASSLSGGQQQRLCIARAIAIDPEIILLDEPTSALDPIATQKIENLIEHLSENYTIIIVTHNLAQAIRISDYMYFMFQGELIESGKTEDIIKNPKEQLTEDYLNGRIS; this is encoded by the coding sequence TTGAATACAGAAAAAGAAATTGTGATAGAAATCAAAAATTTTAATGGTTGGTACGATCAAAAACAAGCCTTAAAAGATATAAATATGGAAATCAAAAAGAAAAGAGTCAGCGCAATAATAGGACCTTCAGGTTGTGGAAAATCAACTTTGTTGAGAAGTATTAATAGAATCAACGATGAAATTCCAGGCTATAGAACAAGCGGAGAAATAATATTTGAGGGGAAAAATGTATACGAAAATAACATTGATTTATCAACGCTTCGAAAAAAAATTGGAATGGTTTTTCAAAAACCTGTTCCTTTTCCGATGTCTATTTATGAAAACATTGCCTTTGGAATAAAATTACACACACCAAGAAATAGTAGAAAAATGGATGAAATCATCGAAGCAGCACTAAAAAGAGCAGCTTTATGGGAAGAAGTAAAAGACGACCTCGACAAACCAGCGAGCTCACTTTCTGGTGGACAACAACAACGTTTGTGTATTGCTAGGGCTATCGCCATTGATCCTGAAATAATCTTATTGGACGAGCCTACATCTGCCCTAGATCCTATAGCAACGCAAAAAATTGAGAATTTAATTGAACACCTGTCGGAAAATTACACTATAATCATTGTTACACATAACCTAGCTCAAGCCATTAGAATATCAGATTATATGTATTTTATGTTTCAAGGAGAGCTTATCGAATCTGGAAAAACAGAAGACATTATAAAAAACCCTAAAGAACAATTGACAGAAGATTATTTAAATGGTAGAATTAGCTAA
- the pstA gene encoding phosphate ABC transporter permease PstA: MEKLKQQTGIDSIISLIFRIISYIAFGIILSIIIIVIVDGARYFTPSFFVEYPSQGMTAGGIGPAILGSLLMIFFILLFSIPIGVLTGTFLSEYGQKSRLGRIIDVSVTSLSGVPSVVYGLFGLALFSITLGFGTSLLSGSLTLAIMTLPVISSSVKEALASLPRELRESAYALGAKKTETIYKILFPAAKNRIITAILIGAGRVIGETAPVLLTGAVFYSTKLPNSLLDPVMTLPTHIYFITMAYGESAQWMAKATSAFLILLILVIYSIAFKIRGGKQKS; this comes from the coding sequence TTGGAAAAGTTGAAACAGCAAACTGGAATAGATTCTATTATATCACTCATTTTCAGAATTATAAGTTATATCGCCTTTGGCATAATATTGTCAATAATCATAATAGTAATAGTAGATGGTGCAAGATATTTTACTCCTTCTTTTTTTGTAGAGTACCCCAGCCAAGGTATGACTGCAGGAGGAATTGGACCAGCTATATTGGGAAGTCTATTGATGATTTTTTTTATCCTGTTATTTTCAATACCAATAGGAGTTCTCACTGGTACATTCCTATCTGAATACGGCCAAAAATCAAGATTAGGAAGAATAATTGACGTATCCGTAACCTCGTTGTCCGGTGTTCCTTCTGTTGTCTATGGATTGTTTGGATTAGCACTCTTTTCAATAACTCTTGGATTTGGGACGTCGCTTCTTAGTGGAAGTTTAACTTTGGCGATAATGACTTTACCAGTAATATCATCATCAGTAAAAGAAGCCCTTGCCTCTCTACCTAGAGAACTAAGGGAATCAGCCTATGCATTAGGAGCAAAAAAAACTGAAACTATTTACAAAATACTATTTCCTGCAGCAAAAAATAGAATAATAACAGCAATATTAATTGGTGCGGGAAGAGTTATCGGAGAAACCGCTCCTGTCTTATTAACCGGTGCAGTTTTCTATTCAACTAAGTTACCAAACTCTTTACTCGATCCCGTTATGACTCTCCCAACTCATATATATTTTATAACCATGGCTTATGGTGAGAGTGCTCAATGGATGGCAAAAGCAACTTCCGCATTCTTAATATTACTTATTTTAGTAATATACTCTATAGCCTTTAAAATAAGAGGAGGAAAACAAAAAAGTTGA